The following proteins are co-located in the Dromiciops gliroides isolate mDroGli1 chromosome 2, mDroGli1.pri, whole genome shotgun sequence genome:
- the GHITM gene encoding growth hormone-inducible transmembrane protein: MLAARFVCLRTLTLPSRALHPTVTQTSPVLRNSILKTNQWLFRSSRDYATKSRIGIRRGKTGQEIKEAAFEPSAERVFKIDQMGRWFVAGGAAVGLGALCFYGLGMSNEIGAIEKAVIWPQYVKDRIHATYMYFAGSVGLTALSALAVSRSPALMTFMMKGSWLTIGATFVAMIGAGMLVRSISYERSPGLKHLAWTLHSGVMGTVVAPLTLLGGPLILKALWYTAGIVGGLSTVAMCAPSEKFLNMGAPLGVGLGLVFVSSLGSMFLPPTTALGAGLYSVAMYGGLVLFSMFLLYDTQKVIKRAEITPMYGTERYDPINSMMGIYMDTLNIFMRVATMLATGSNRKK, encoded by the exons ATGCTGGCAGCAAGGTTTGTGTGTCTCCGGACCCTGACCCTACCTTCCAGAGCTCTCCACCCAACAGTCACCCAGACCTCTCCTGTTCTGAGGAATTCCATTCTGAAGACAAATCAATGGCTCTTCCGATCCAGCAGG gaCTATGCCACCAAATCAAGAATTGGGATCCGACGGGGGAAAACTGGCCAAGAAATTAaggaagcagcatttgaaccaTCAGCAGAAAGAGTGTTTAAAA TTGATCAGATGGGAAGATGGTTTGTTGCTGGAGGAGCTGCTGTTGGTCTTGGAGCACTTTGCTTCTATGGCTTGGGAATGTCAAATGAGATTGGGGCTATTGAAAAAGCAGT AATTTGGCCACAGTATGTGAAGGATAGAATTCATGCCACCTATATGTATTTCGCAGGGAGTGTTGGTTTAACAGCATTGTCTGCCTTAGCAGTTAGCCGATCACCTGCTTTAATGACCTTTATGATGAAAGGCTCTTGGTTG ACTATTGGAGCAACTTTTGTAGCCATGATTGGAGCTGGGATGCTGGTTCGGTCAATATCATATGAACGGAGCCCAGGTCTAAAACATCTTGCTTGGACGTTGCATTCTG GTGTCATGGGTACAGTGGTGGCCCCTCTGACTTTGTTGGGTGGCCCTCTGATCCTCAAAGCTCTTTGGTATACAGCAGGCATTGTGGGTGGCCTCTCTACTGTAGCCATGTGTGCTCCAAGTGAAAAATTTCTAAATATGGGAGCACCACTGGGCGTGGGCCTGGgccttgtttttgtttcttctctgg GATCTATGTTTCTACCACCTACCACTGCACTAGGTGCTGGTCTTTATTCTGTGGCAATGTATGGTGGATTAGTTCTTTTCAGCATGTTCCTTCTATATGATACCCAAAAAGTCATCAAACGTGCAGAAATAACACCAATGTATGGCACAGAGAGATATGACCCCATTAACTC gATGATGGGCATCTACATGGATACACTAAATATCTTTATGCGAGTAGCCACCATGCTAGCAACTGGGAGCAATAGGAAGAAATGA